GAGTTTTAATAACGGCTGAGGGGCCCTTTACAGAAACACTTTCTATAACATCCGGATAAAGAGTCCCTTGAACAAGAAACTCAACATCTGGGATTTTTTTGGCTTCCTCTTCAAATATCTCTATAAAAAGATTTCCTATTATCTTTCTTTTTTGCTCTGGGTCTGTAATACCTTTTAGTGCATTTAAAAATCTTTCCCTTGCGTCAACTACTATAAGCGGAATATGGAAATGGTCTCTAAATGTTTTCTCAACCTGTTCCCTTTCTCCTTTTCTGAGAAGACCATTATCAACAAATATACAGGTAAGATTATCTCCAATAGCATTATGGACTAAAACAGCTGCTACAGATGAATCAACACCACCGGACAGAGCACATATTGCTTTTTTATTTCCAACCATTTCTCTAATTTCCACTTCCTTTTCCATAAGGAAACTGCCCATTGTCCAGTCCTGTTTGCAACCGCAAATCTCAACGGCAAAGTTTTTAAGAATATCTTTTCCCATATATGTATGGGACACTTCCGGATGAAACTGAACTCCCCAGATTTTCTTTTCTTTATTTCTTATAGCTGCAAATGGTGCGTTATATGTTCTTGCTATAGGCTCAAATCCTTCAGGAAGTTTTGTTACCCTGTCCCCGTGGGACATCCAGACATGTATCTCATTTGGAATATTTTTAAATAAATCCTCATGGTTTAGTATCTCAAGCTCTGCTCTACCATACTCGTGTCTTTCTGCTTTTACAACTTCACCACCGAAATGTTGTGTTATTACCTGAAGTCCATAGCATATTCCAAGTATTGGAAGACCAAGCTCATATACCTTTTCATCAGGCTTAGGTGCTCCCGGTTCATAAACAGATGCAGGACCTCCTGAGAATATAATTCCTTTTGGATTGTGTTTCTTTATCTCTTCAATGGAAGCGTTATAAGGCAAAATTTCACTGTAAACATGAATCTCTCTTATTCTCCTTGCTATAAGCTGTGTATACTGTGAACCAAAATCAAGAATAACTATTCCCTGATGTTCCAAGTTTGCCTCCTTAGACAAAAATCTCTTCTAATTTTAACATCTCATCAAGTTCATCTTCATAGAAAAATCTATCTGAACCATAAGGCTCTAACTCATCTAACCACATAGCCTCAGGGTTATATTTTGCAAAGAATGGCTTTCCTACCCATTCAGGATTTCTTCCTTGCAGAAAATCCAGAACCATAACTTTTTCATTATTAAATTCGGCTACACCTAACATTCTGACTTTTCCGGGTGTTGCAGACATTGATGGCCCTTTTACTGTTCTGGCTATTCCACTTATAGAGCTATAAGCCTTTCTAAATATTTCCCAAGCTCTTACCAGTGGAACTCCGAAATAATGCTGGGCTCCTGTATCCCTTGCCATAAACATATAATAAGGAATCATATTCATTTGAACCTGCTTTTTCCACATAGTTGCCCAAGTTTCTGCACTATCATTTATATGTCTAAGAATAGGAGATTGTGTTCTGATAATAGCTCCTGTTGAGAGAATCCTGTCAACTGCTTCTTTTACTTCTTCTGTTTCAAGCTCTTGATAATGATTAAAATGAGCCATATATGCAAGATGATATCCGGCTTCTCTAATTTCTCTGAAAAGTTTTATAAGGTCATCTGCATCATCATCGGTTGTGAATCTATATGGCCAAAATGCAAGTGCTTTTGAACCGATTCTTATTGTTTTTAAATGAGGAATTCTTGCTTCAAGAATAGGCTCTATATATTGTCTTAAAATTTTTGTTTTCATAATAAGAGGGTCACCACCGGTAAATAACAGGTCTGTGATTTCAGGGTGAGCCTTTATATACTCAATCAGTAGTTCAACCTCTTTCATTGCAAACTTAAGCTCATCTATTCCAACAAACTGAGGCCATCTAAAGCAAAAAGAACAATATGCGTGGCAGGTTTGCCCCTGTTTTGGAAAAAATAGAATTGTTTCTCTGTATTTGTGCTGCGCTCCGTGAAGTTTTTTTCCATTTATTTGAGGAACATTATATTTCTGCCCTGCAGGGTGAGGATTAAGTTTCATACGAATCTCATTTGCCTTCTCCCTGATAACTTCTTTTGGTGCATTTTGTTTTAATAAATTTGCTATTGCTTCATAATCTTCATCAAGAAGCATTCCTCTCTGGGGAAATGTTAATCTAAAAATAGGGTCTTCTAGGGGATTATCCCAATTAATAAGCTTTTCAACGACATAATTATTCGTTTTAAACGGAAAAACCTGTGCCACAACTTCGATATCAAACTGCTGTTCAGGGGTAAGTTTTTCTCTTACCTGTGGTATTTCCCTGAAATTGTGCACAGTATAACTTCTATATTTCATTCTATAACCTCCAAAGTATTATAAAATATGAAATTTTAATAATGCGGGATGGTTATTATATATAAATGATATTTTTGTTTCAAATGAGATAAAGCATATTTTTTAAAAGCCTCGTTTTAAATAGATTTAATGGAACAATAGGGAGAAAAATTATGGAAAAAAATTGTTTTGAAACAGAAATTTTTAAAATTCATGGAAATGAGGAGAAATTGACCAATCCTAGAATATATTGCGCAAACTGGCTTAAAATAGGTTATAAAATTGAAGACTTATTTCCTGAGGACTGGAGCTGGTGTATTGTTGTTCGTTATAAACCTTTTTTTCTATGTGTAGCTCGCAATGGTAAAAAAACCGGATAATATAGGGTTGTTATATTGATTCAAAAAGACCATTTTTTACAATTTTACCTATAATTGAAAACTTTATGAAAAATTTCTATAATTTGAGAGGGAGGGATAAATTGAGATTAAAATTATCTTTTAGCTCAGATTTAGAATATATATCTCTGCCACTGCATCATAACTACGCACTTCAAGTTATGTTATACAAAAATTTACCAAAAGTTCTTTCGGATTTCTTGCATGACATGGGATTTTTTTATAAAGGAAGACCTTTTAAACTATTTACTTTTTCCAAAATCCAGTCAGAACATTTTGTTCCTCTAAAAAAATTTAAAAAAATAAAATACAAAACACCTATTACTTTATTCGTATCCTCTTCTATATCAGACATTACCAAAAATCTGGGAGAAACATTTATAAAAAAGGACAAAGTAATTTTAGGTAAAAATATCCTTTTCTTAGAATCTATAGAAATACAACCTTTGCCGGAATTTGAAGAAGAGTTTTATATAAAAACTTTATCCCCTATCACAGTTTATAGAACATTTGAAAACGAAAAGAAGTATTATAGATACTACTCCCCACAGGAAAAAGAATTTAATGAGCTGATAAGAAAAAATCTAGCAAAAAAATACAATATCATCACTGGGGAAGAAATTGAAAATTTCCCTATAGAAATAAAGCCTGAAAATATTAAAAAAGTTCTTTTCAAATATAAAGATTTTCCAATAGAGGCTTATGAAGGAATTTTCAAAATAAAAACAAAACCAGAAATGTTTAAAGTTATTTACGACGCAGGACTTGGAGCAAAAAACTCCCAAGGCTTTGGGATGATAGAGATAATGTCAGAAGATTAGAATAAAAGGTGTTAATAGTAGTAAAGAAAAAAAGGAGCTACTATGGAAAAAATTACATTTGAATGTGAAATTATAACTCCGATGTTTATGTATGGTGGAGATGGGAAAACCTTAGAACTTAGGCCTTCCGAATTTAAAGGAATGCTTCGTTTCTGGTTTAGAGCTTTACATCCAGAATTGCCTATTCCAGAATTAAAAAGAAAAGAAAATGAAATCTTTGGAAGTACTGATAGAAAGGGTAGTTTTAGGATAAAAGTAGAACAAATTACATCGATTTGTAGATATCACTTATTACCACATAAAAATAGAGCAAACATACCTGCTTATGCCCCACATCAAAAGTTCAATATAGAGTTTTTATTTCAAAATCTAAAAAATAAAGAAACTATAAAAAATTTATTCATTTTATCAACAATTATAGGTGGTTTTGGGAGAAGAAGCCGAAGAGGATTTGGAAGTATAAGAATATCAAGAATTAATAATACAGAGTTTGATTATGCAAATCTTCAATTTATAGAAGGAATTCAAGAGTTAATAAAATCTATAAATCCAAATTTTAAATTTAACTTTAGAAAAGAGAAAAAGGAAGAAAATTATCCTTTTATTAGGAACGTAGAAATTGGAAATATAGCCTATAGTTCTTATGATGAAATCTTAAAACACATAGGGCAAATGACACATGATTGTAGATGTGGGAAAGCAAAAGTTTTTAGTAACATAGACCGATTTGTTTCTCCTTGTTATGTGTCAGTAATAAAGAAAGATAAAGAATATTATCCAATAATCACCTCATTGAATATAGCTCTACCAGACAATCAAAAAGTATCGAAAGAACAATTGAATACAATTACAAATTTTAAAAATTCTATTCTTCAAAAGAAAAATCTATGCTAAGCAGGGAGTAATTAAATGGGTAAAGAATACATTTTCACATTCACTATCACACCTGTTCAAAGTTTTATATCGCAAGCGAGAAAAACAAGAGATTTATTTGCAGGAAGTCAAATTTTATCGGAATTAACGAAAGAAGCTGTAAAATTAGCAAAGAAAAAAGGTGCCGAAATTATAATGCCAAGTGGAGATTTAGAAAAAGCCCATTCGATTTCAAATAAATTTGTTGTAGTATTTAAAAATGTGGTAGAAGAAAATTTAGAAATAATTGGCAGAGATATTGAATTTAGAACCCTACTCTACTGGAAAAACAAGATAGCCAATGAAACCTTAAAAAATATAAAAGGAAAATATAAATCTATATCTAAAAATGAAAAAGAATTTTCATTAAAATTCAATGATCACATAACAAAATACTTCAATATCTATTGGCTTTTTTATCCGATAGAAAACAATTCTTACCAAAGCGCATATAAAGAAGCTGAAAAATATTTAGGAGCTATAAAAAACGTTCGATGTTTTGAACAGTTTGATACAGAAGAAAATCATAGAAAATGTTCAATATGTGGAGAAAGAGATGCAATTGTTTATAGAGATATTAAATTCAAAAAAAATGAGGGAACAGAACCAGCATTTGTATGTAAAAACTCTTTACTACTTCCAGATAGCTATCTTATAGAAAACAATGAAGGTCTTTGTGGAATTTGCTTTGTAAAAAGGTTTTATAACAAGAACAAATCAGGAGAATTTCCATCTACAGCAAAAATTTCTTTTCTCAATGTCAAGAATAGGGCTTCAGATATACTAAAAAACAAATTAGAAGAATATGAAAAAGACTTAAAACAAGGGGAACTTTTCAACGAACAACTCTATTATGAGGAAAATTTAACTAAAAAATATTTCGAAGACTACGGTTTAAATAAAAATAAATTATCTGAAGCAAAGAATAAACTTCAAGAAATTTATCAATTAGCAAAAAAAGACAAAATACCAATAACCAGATACTATGCTCTTATAAAATTTGATGGTGATAATATGGGCAAATGGCTAAGTGGAGAGTATTTGAAAGATATGAGTAAATTAAAAGATTTTCATAAAGCTTTATCTTATAACTTGTTAAAATTTGCGGAACATTCTAGAAAACACTTAGATGGCGAATTAGATGGAATACAAAGAGGCAAAACCGTTTACGCTGGTGGAGATGATTTTTTAGGTTTTATAAATCTAAAATACTTGTTTGAGGTTTTAGAATATTTTAGAAAAGCATTTGATGATTTAGTAAATTGTCCATTAGTTTGCTATAAAAAGGAAAACAAAAACCTAACCTTCTCAGCAGGAATAGTCATAGCTCACTACAAAGACCCATTAAGCCTTGTTTTAGATTGGGTTAATAAATTAGAAGAAGAAGCGAAAAGCTTAGATGACAAAAACGCTTTTGGAATAGCCGTTCTAAAACGCTCAGGAGAAATTAGAAAAGCTATATACAAATGGGATAAGCTTAAGTATATACAAAATATATATGAAAGTATAGTTGTAAGTGAAGAATTCAATAGCTCATTTATAACAAAATTAGAAGAAAGTTTTAGGAAAATTTTTATTGATTTTTATTTATATGAAGAAAAAAATTTAGAGAAAGTAAAAGAACAAATAGAACTAGAAGAAAAACAAAATTTTATTCTTGCTGAAAGTAAAAGAGTTTTAGAAAGAAGCTGTAATATTTCTGATAAAAAAGAAAAGAAAAAAGCAATAGGTTTAATGAATAATCATTTAAATCAATTAATAGATTACGAAAATTATAATCTTCAAAACTTTTTTGGAATGTTAAACATAATTAAGTTTTTAGAGAGGGAGATTTTAGTATGAAAATTCTAATAAACCCTTTTGATACACTGTTTTTTAGAGATGGCAAGCCCTTCTCTTTAGGAGAAGAAACCATAGCAAATACTTTATCATTACCTTACCCATCTACAATATATGGAGCGATATTATCTGCATATATCGCTCAAAACAACATACCTTTAACTCAGGAAACTTTAAATGAGCTAAGGGAAAATTTAAAAATATTAAATATAGCGTTATACGACGAAATTACTAAAAATCTTCTATATCCCGCCCCATATGATTTAGTTTCTAAAAGAGAAGAAAGTTATTCTAACTTATATCCTTTGTATCTGAATGATAGCACCCTATCTAATGTTAACTTACCTAAAATTCCAATGTTCAAAAATGGTAATGTAGAGAACTTTAAAGGATATATATATCAGCAAGACTTTAAAAATTATTTATCAAAAAATTCTGATGTAACAGATAAAGTTTCGACAAATGAAATTATTACTTCTGAATACAAAATAGGTATTGGGATAAATCAAACTACCAATTCTGTGGAAGAAAGCAAACTATATAGAGTTCAATTAACAAGACTAAAAAATGAAGAAGACATAAAAATAAAAATTTTCGTTGAATTTGATGGATTAGACCTGAATGATGAAGGATATTTAAAGTTAGGTGGGGAAAATAAAGTAGTTTACTACCAACGTTTAAATGAAAATATCGATGAAGAAATTAAAGCTATAAATATAGACGGAAACTCTTCTATTTTTAAACTTTACTTGCTTACACCAGCGGTGTTTAAGAATGGATACTTAGCAGAATGGATGAATTCAAAAGAATTTCAAAAATTTAAACCTGATTGGTGTGATGAAGAGATCGAATTAAAACTTTTATCAATATCCACAGGGAAGTATTTATCAATCGGAGGGTTTGATTTAAAAGAAAAAAGACTAAAACCCATGAATAGAGCTGTTCCTAGAGGAAGTGTATATTATTTTGAGACTACAGAAACAGATTTCAGCAAAATTATAAGATGCTTTCATTTTAGAAGTATTAGTGAATTCAAAGAATTAAGGAAGCAAGGATTTGGAATCACACTTGTGGGAAATTATATAGATAGGAGAGATAACTAATGATCGTAATAACAACAGTAGGTTCATCTTTAGTAGAAAATTTGTCTAGATTTTTAAACGATAAAGAATTTGAAAAAAAGTTTACTAAAATTGAGAAATGTAAGAAAGAAGAGTTTACAAAAATACGAAGATTTTTAGAATACTTTAGGAAAGATAAAAATTTAAAAGAAAAATATAGTAAAAATTGGATGGAAGACATTAAAAAGAAAGATATATATCGATATCTAAAAGATTTCTCTACACATTGTTTTCCAAATGCAAGTGCCGAACTTACAAGTCTTCACAAATTGAGAGAAAATTTAGATAAAGAAAACAAAAAAGATGAAGAATTAGATATCTATCTAATAATATCTGATACGAATGAAGGTTATTTTGTTGGAGAAATTTTAAAAGAAGCTTTAGAAAGTGAAGGTATAAAAGAAGAATTAAAGATAAATAAAGTTGAACTTAAATATATTGAAGATTTAAGAATAGACAGCACAGAAACTTTTAAAAATGGACTTAACAATTTAATTGACACAATATATGAAGTTGTTGCAAAGGATAAAAACAATCAAACTGTATATGGAAGCGATGAAGTAATCTTTAATATCACAGGTGGATACAAAGGTGTTATACCGTATATATCTACAATAGCTCAGATTTTTTGTTATGAAGTAGTTTATACATTTGAAAGCATAGAAAAAGAAAATGATTTAATTTCTGTAGAACCTTTACCAATAGAATTAGAGAAAAGTTTATTAGATTTATATTATCCATTTCTAAAAAATTTAGATAAATTATCGGATGAAGAAAAAGGGTTTCTAATAAAAAAAGGTCTATTAGATGGAAATAAATTAACTCCTTTAGGGAAAATTTTATTATTAACTTCTGAAAAAACTGTCTTTAAAGAAGATGCTTTTGGACAATTTGTAGAATATTTAGTCTATGAGTATTTTGTCAATCAATTTTTTAATAAAAAGTTTACGGAAAATAACTGTTTAGAAAATTTTACTTTTGAGAAAGTTGAAACCGGAAAATCTTTAGATATAGAAAAAACAGATATCGATATATATCTTGAAAATAGCGAAGAATTTGTCTGGATAGAAATTAAACCCATTACTTATCTATTAAAAGGAAAAAACTTTAAAAGTCTGATCAAACAAATCAAAAATAAACAACTGATCGAATTAAATTTTCTAAAGAAAAAAATCCATAAATACATATTGACTTTGTATTCATTCAGTATTGATGAAAAATCCTGTAAAAATAAATTCAAACTCATTAATGAAAATAAAATCTTACAGTTAGAGAAACTTTTTGAAAATAAAAAGGTAAAATTTGAAATTTGCTATTTCTGCCTATCACTTGCACCTAAAGATATAAAAGAGGGAAAAATAACATCGAGAACTTATCAAAAACTTTTTAAAAATTTCAAATTAAAAAACTTACAGAATCTCAAAAACATTTTGGAGGAATAGATTATGTTCAAAACAGCAATACCATTTTTTATAAGGGCAATAACTCCTGTCCATGCTGGGAGTGGGAATGATTTGGGAATTGTTGATTTACCTATACAAAGAGAAGGACATACAGGGTTTCCTAAGATAGAAGCTTCAACGCTAAAAGGAAGTATAAGAGATGCTTTTGAATTAGAAGCTAAAAGCAAAGAGAATGAAGAGGAAAAAATAAAAGAAGAAATAAAAATACACCTTATTTTTGGATATGATGGAACAAATGCAAGTAAAAGTATAAAAAAGTTTTTTGAGGAAGATTTAGACTTCATCCAATTTTCAAGTTCAATAGCCTTTGCAGATGCAAGGATTTTGTTATTTCCTGTTAAATCTTTAAAAGGTGTTTTTGCTTATGCAACCTGTCCTGCTGTTCTAAAAAGATTAGAATCTGATTTAAAGATGGCTTTATTAACAAATGAAATAAAAATAGATGACAGAGAATTTAAGGCTGAAATCTATAAAGTTGAAGACGAAGGAAAAGCTCTTGTTTCCAACGAAAGTAAATTAATTGTCAAAGGAAATCAAGTTGTTTTAGAAGAATATTTATTTGAAGTTGAGAAAAAACAGGAAGTCTCTGAATTAGCTCAAACTCTATCAAAACTTACAGGAATAGAAGAAGATAGCTTAAAAGAAAGATTAATAGTTCTATCCGACGATGATTTTACAGATTTTGTAAAGCTTTCAACAGAAGTTATAACAAGAATAAAAATAAATAACGAAACAGGAACAGTTGACCAAGGAGCCTTATTTACAGAAGAATACCTTCCAGCTGAAACTGTAATGTATTCAATAGTGTTTTTTTCTCCATTGTTTTTAGATAGGAGTAAGGATATAGAAGTAGAATCTGATAATAACTCCCAAAATTGCGAAGGTATAAAGAAAATTAAAAAAGACAATAAAACTTGTTTAACAGGAAAATTAGAAGATTTTATTAAGTGTAAAACAGATTTAAAAAATTTTGATGAAAATGAAGTAAAAGATTTCTTTGAGAAAAATTTTGAAAAAGATGGAGATAATCTTAAAATCCTCCAAATCGGTGGAAATGAAACTATAGGAAAAGGATTTATAGAAGTGAATTTGTTTAATAGTGAAGGAGGTCAACAAAAATGGCAACTGAATTATCAAATATGAAACAGAGTGAATTAAATAGAGCTAAGTTTGCTTATGATTGTGTAAATAGTGTTTTAGAAAATAGTTCAGAAATACAAGAAAAGTATCAGTCTTATGTAAAGAAAATACCTACTTATGTTCAAGTTAATGGCTTAGCAGGAACCTTTGCCTTTATTTTTTCTAAAAAAGGTAAGGGGAGTGCTTCAAAAGAAGCCTACAAAATCATATATGAACAAGTAAATGACTGGCTTCGGCAAAACTATAAAAAAAATAATGATAGTGAACTTATGGAATGGATTATAAATCAAGATCCGAAATTATACAAAGCAATAACCATTGAAATTTTGGCTCTCTTTTCATGGCTCAAAAGATTCGCAGAAGGAATGATTGAAGGAGAAGAAAGCAATGAGTAAAGATAAAAAGATGGAAGGGATAATAAAAAAATTACTAAAAGAGAAAAAAATTGGATTTATAAAAGCGAAAGATATAAATCAGGACATATTCTTTCATTTCAATGATGTTAAAAATAAAGAATTTCTAAAAGAAGGTGCCAAGATTTCCTTTAAATTAGAAGAAAATAAGAGAGGATATACGGCCAAAGAAATTTTTATTTTGGAACAAGAAAAGTACGTCAAAAGCAATCTAAATAATATTCTAAAAAATGAAGAGATTTCAAATTTTAATCTGAAGTTGAATAAATATTCTTATGCCAAGTTTATAATGAAAGATGAAAATACTATAAAAGATATTGAACTAAAATTGGATAGGATACCAAACCTCAACAAATTCTTGTCTGAAGATTTATACCATAAATTTATAAGTAGATATGTATCTGCGATAAAAAATTTAGAAAACAATACACACATAGTAAGAGAAAAAAGATTTAAACCAGAATACAAACTAATCATAGGTTTAGGAAGTCCTTCTATTTACGAAGTTTCGATGACCCTTCACCATATATATGGTATTCCTTATATTCCTGGACAAGCGATAAAAGGAGTTTTAAGAAATTATGTAATAAATGCTTTTAAGTGTTTTAATTTGAATGAGGAAGAAAGATTAGAAATTGCAAAGAAAATTTCAAATAATAAAGAATTAAAAAATTTTGAAGAGTTAGGAAAAGAAGAAAGACAAAAAGTTTATAAAGAGACTTCTAAAGAAAAGGAAAACAAAGCATTAAAAGACGAGCTTTTTAAATTCGTTTTTGGTTCACAGGATAATCAAGGAAACATTGTATTTTTTGATGCTTTTCCAGATGGAGAAATAACCATTGATATAGATATAATGAACAATCATTTCCCAGAATATTATGATAAAGGAAACCCACCAACAGACTGGCAAAAATTAAATCCAGTAAAGTTTTTAGTCGTAAAAAATACCCCTTTCAGATTTTTTATTGGAATGAAAAAAGGAATAAATATGCCACCTGATCTTAAAAAATTTGGTAGCGAGGAACTAATAACAACAAAAGATGAATTAATAAATTATATTTTTGAACTTTTAAAAGAAGCTTTAGAATTTAACGGTATAGGAGCGAGAACTTCTATAGGATATGGATATTTAAGTTCTAATCAAGGAAGATAACAATGCTAACAGCACTTAAAGACATTGGGCAGCTACTTTTAAATAGGGAAAATAAATCAGAGATAGATATTCTCCTTGAAAATCCTGATAGCAATGGAACATACAAAATAGTCTGGGCTTTAGAGTTTGATAAAAATTTTAACTTTAAAGGAATTTCTGTTGAAGAGTTTAAAGGAGAAAGCCCTTACCTCTATCTATATAAAAGAGCCTCTGGCTCAAATGCTCCAGATTTTTCTCCAACTTCAAGAGTTACAGAGGTAGAAAAAACATTTACAAAGAAGCTTTTAAGATGGCTTAAAAATCATAAAAAATTTCCAGAAATTCAGAAAATCTATGAAGAGCTTACTAAAAACAAAGAAGAGATAGTAAAACAGCTTAAAGAATTAGACTCACAAACAAAAGATGGAAAAATTTTAACCCTGAAAATAGATGGAAAATATCTTTATGAGATAGAAAACCCAGATTTCAAAAAAATCCTATTAGAAGATTATTTAGCAAAAATCAAAGAAATTTCTAAAAAAGACGCCATTTGTAGTGTTTGCGATGAGAAAAAGGAAGAAGTCTTTACTACTTCTTTGATTTATAAGTTTTATACACTTGATAAAGAATGCTACATAACATCAGGTTTTAGCAAAAAGAATGCATGGAAAAACTTCCCTATATGCCAGGACTGCTTTTTGAAAATAGATTACGGCAAAAAGTATGTTGAAAATAATCTCAAATTTAAATTCTATGGAAAACAGTATTATCTAATCCCAAAACTTATTCTAGACACACCAGGAGCCCTAGAAGAAATAAACGAAATCTTATCAATGGAAGCAGGAAAACTAACACTCTCAAAAGAAAAAAGAACAACCCTAACAGATGACAAAGATGAGATTTTAGATATTTTGAAGGACTACAAAGATGTAATTAGCTTTTATTTCTTGTTTTTGAAAAAAGACAACGCAGCAGAAAGGATACTTCTTTTAATAGAAGATGTTCTACCTTCCAGAATTCACAAAATCTTTGACGTTAAAGCTAAAGTTGATAAACTCTTTGGGCAAGATTATAACTTTGGAAGATTAGTAAAGTTCCTAAATGAATTTGATAAAACGCTTCTTGAAGTAGTTGATAAAATCTTTAGAGAAGGAAAGATTGATTTCAAAAACTTACTACAAATCTTTAACAGAAAATTAAGAGATGAGTTTTTAAATGGAAATAACTTTTCCTATACAGTGATAGACGCACTTATGAATGTCAGATTTTTAGAAGAACTTAGGTTAATAAATATAGAGGTAAAAACTATGGAAGAATCAAAATTTGAAAAAGTTTATGAAAAAGTAGGCAATTCTTTAAACACACCAGCAAAAAGAGGAATATTC
The window above is part of the Persephonella sp. genome. Proteins encoded here:
- the guaA gene encoding glutamine-hydrolyzing GMP synthase — its product is MEHQGIVILDFGSQYTQLIARRIREIHVYSEILPYNASIEEIKKHNPKGIIFSGGPASVYEPGAPKPDEKVYELGLPILGICYGLQVITQHFGGEVVKAERHEYGRAELEILNHEDLFKNIPNEIHVWMSHGDRVTKLPEGFEPIARTYNAPFAAIRNKEKKIWGVQFHPEVSHTYMGKDILKNFAVEICGCKQDWTMGSFLMEKEVEIREMVGNKKAICALSGGVDSSVAAVLVHNAIGDNLTCIFVDNGLLRKGEREQVEKTFRDHFHIPLIVVDARERFLNALKGITDPEQKRKIIGNLFIEIFEEEAKKIPDVEFLVQGTLYPDVIESVSVKGPSAVIKTHHNVGGLPERMNLKLIEPLRELFKDEVRELGKELGLPDEIIYRQPFPGPGLAIRIIGEVNEQDLNILREADAIVVEEVKKAGLYRDLWQSFAVLLPIHTVGVMGDYRTYEKVIAVRAVESTDGMTADWARLPYDLLDRIMRRIINEVQGVNRVVYDITSKPPGTIEWE
- a CDS encoding lysine 2,3-aminomutase, which gives rise to MKYRSYTVHNFREIPQVREKLTPEQQFDIEVVAQVFPFKTNNYVVEKLINWDNPLEDPIFRLTFPQRGMLLDEDYEAIANLLKQNAPKEVIREKANEIRMKLNPHPAGQKYNVPQINGKKLHGAQHKYRETILFFPKQGQTCHAYCSFCFRWPQFVGIDELKFAMKEVELLIEYIKAHPEITDLLFTGGDPLIMKTKILRQYIEPILEARIPHLKTIRIGSKALAFWPYRFTTDDDADDLIKLFREIREAGYHLAYMAHFNHYQELETEEVKEAVDRILSTGAIIRTQSPILRHINDSAETWATMWKKQVQMNMIPYYMFMARDTGAQHYFGVPLVRAWEIFRKAYSSISGIARTVKGPSMSATPGKVRMLGVAEFNNEKVMVLDFLQGRNPEWVGKPFFAKYNPEAMWLDELEPYGSDRFFYEDELDEMLKLEEIFV
- the cas6 gene encoding CRISPR-associated endoribonuclease Cas6; this encodes MRLKLSFSSDLEYISLPLHHNYALQVMLYKNLPKVLSDFLHDMGFFYKGRPFKLFTFSKIQSEHFVPLKKFKKIKYKTPITLFVSSSISDITKNLGETFIKKDKVILGKNILFLESIEIQPLPEFEEEFYIKTLSPITVYRTFENEKKYYRYYSPQEKEFNELIRKNLAKKYNIITGEEIENFPIEIKPENIKKVLFKYKDFPIEAYEGIFKIKTKPEMFKVIYDAGLGAKNSQGFGMIEIMSED
- the cmr1 gene encoding type III-B CRISPR module RAMP protein Cmr1, whose product is MEKITFECEIITPMFMYGGDGKTLELRPSEFKGMLRFWFRALHPELPIPELKRKENEIFGSTDRKGSFRIKVEQITSICRYHLLPHKNRANIPAYAPHQKFNIEFLFQNLKNKETIKNLFILSTIIGGFGRRSRRGFGSIRISRINNTEFDYANLQFIEGIQELIKSINPNFKFNFRKEKKEENYPFIRNVEIGNIAYSSYDEILKHIGQMTHDCRCGKAKVFSNIDRFVSPCYVSVIKKDKEYYPIITSLNIALPDNQKVSKEQLNTITNFKNSILQKKNLC
- the cas10 gene encoding type III-B CRISPR-associated protein Cas10/Cmr2, whose amino-acid sequence is MGKEYIFTFTITPVQSFISQARKTRDLFAGSQILSELTKEAVKLAKKKGAEIIMPSGDLEKAHSISNKFVVVFKNVVEENLEIIGRDIEFRTLLYWKNKIANETLKNIKGKYKSISKNEKEFSLKFNDHITKYFNIYWLFYPIENNSYQSAYKEAEKYLGAIKNVRCFEQFDTEENHRKCSICGERDAIVYRDIKFKKNEGTEPAFVCKNSLLLPDSYLIENNEGLCGICFVKRFYNKNKSGEFPSTAKISFLNVKNRASDILKNKLEEYEKDLKQGELFNEQLYYEENLTKKYFEDYGLNKNKLSEAKNKLQEIYQLAKKDKIPITRYYALIKFDGDNMGKWLSGEYLKDMSKLKDFHKALSYNLLKFAEHSRKHLDGELDGIQRGKTVYAGGDDFLGFINLKYLFEVLEYFRKAFDDLVNCPLVCYKKENKNLTFSAGIVIAHYKDPLSLVLDWVNKLEEEAKSLDDKNAFGIAVLKRSGEIRKAIYKWDKLKYIQNIYESIVVSEEFNSSFITKLEESFRKIFIDFYLYEEKNLEKVKEQIELEEKQNFILAESKRVLERSCNISDKKEKKKAIGLMNNHLNQLIDYENYNLQNFFGMLNIIKFLEREILV
- the cmr3 gene encoding type III-B CRISPR module-associated protein Cmr3, whose translation is MKILINPFDTLFFRDGKPFSLGEETIANTLSLPYPSTIYGAILSAYIAQNNIPLTQETLNELRENLKILNIALYDEITKNLLYPAPYDLVSKREESYSNLYPLYLNDSTLSNVNLPKIPMFKNGNVENFKGYIYQQDFKNYLSKNSDVTDKVSTNEIITSEYKIGIGINQTTNSVEESKLYRVQLTRLKNEEDIKIKIFVEFDGLDLNDEGYLKLGGENKVVYYQRLNENIDEEIKAINIDGNSSIFKLYLLTPAVFKNGYLAEWMNSKEFQKFKPDWCDEEIELKLLSISTGKYLSIGGFDLKEKRLKPMNRAVPRGSVYYFETTETDFSKIIRCFHFRSISEFKELRKQGFGITLVGNYIDRRDN